A genomic region of Dunckerocampus dactyliophorus isolate RoL2022-P2 chromosome 8, RoL_Ddac_1.1, whole genome shotgun sequence contains the following coding sequences:
- the strip1 gene encoding striatin-interacting protein 1 homolog, which yields MEVGGNGGGLAVNNKQRAMLPNKSRGEFARNQRKDSEGLSESPDLEFEYADTDKWAAELSELYSYTEGPEFPLNRKCFEEEFRAHVSDKKWTELDAPRHRAHAMRLLDGLEVTAREKRLKVARAILYMVQGTFGECSSEAEVQHWMRYNTFLLLEVGTFSALVELLNMEIDNSAACSSAVRKPAISLADSTDLRVLINIMYLMVETIQQEDPADLPEWRVVRETFRAELGSPLFNNEPMAVMLFGMVTKFCSGHAPHFPMKKVLLLLWKSILFTLGGFEQLLSIKVHKRENLGLPPLPEDSIRVVRSMRAASPPASASDLIEQQQKRARREHKALIKQDNLDAFNEKDPYKADDPREDEDDNDDNDNSIEAETFPLERDEVMPPPIPHPPSERVSFPKGLPWAPKVREKDIENFLESSRSKFIGYTLGSDTDTVVGLPRPIHESIKTLKQHKYVSIAEIQIAKEEEFQKTPLSGGEEEVEVCATELLYQGILPTLPQYMIALLKILLAAAPTSKAKTDSINILADVLPEEMPTTVLQSMKLGVDVNRHKEIIVKAISAILLLLLKHFKLNHIYQFEYMAQHLVFANCIPLILKFFNQNIMSYITAKNSISVLDFPYCMVHELPELTAESLEAGDNNQFCWRNLFSCINLLRILNKLTKWKHSRTMMLVVFKSAPILKRALKVKQAMMQLYVLKLLKVQTKYLGRQWRKSNMKTMSAIYQKVRHRLNDDWAYGNDLDARPWDFQAEECALRANIERFNSRRYDKSHNNPDFLPVDNCLQSVLGQRVDLPEDFQMNYDLWLEREVFSKPISWEELLQ from the exons ATGGAGGTCGGAGGAAACGGTGGTGGGCTAGCTGTAAACAATAAACAGAGAGCTATGCTGCCGAACAAGAGCCGAGGGGAATTCGCCCGCAACCAGAGGAAGGATTCAGAG GGCCTGTCTGAGTCTCCAGACCTTGAGTTTGAATATGCGGATACAGACAAGTGGGCTGCAGAGCTGTCAG AGCTCTACAGTTACACTGAAGGACCAGAGTTCCCCCTCAATAGAAAATGCTTTGAGGAGGAATTCAGAGCACATG TGTCTGATAAGAAGTGGACAGAACTTGACGCGCCTCGCCACAGGGCTCACGCCATGCGGCTGCTGGACGGTTTAGAAGTGACCGCTCGTGAGAAGAGGCTGAAGGTTGCTCGAGCCATTCTGTACATGGTTCAGG GGACATTTGGCGAGTGCAGCTCTgaggctgaagtgcagcattggaTGAGATACAACACATTCCTGCTGCTGGAAGTTGGGACCTTTTCGGCTCTGGTGGAACTGCTCAATATGGAAATCGA CAACTCTGCCGCCTGCAGCAGCGCGGTTAGAAAACCAGCCATCTCCCTCGCCGACAGCACGGATCTCAGGGTGCTGATCAACATCATGTACCTGATGGTGGAGACCATCCAGCAAGAGGACCCCGCCGACTTGCCTGAATGGAGAGTCGTCAGGGAAACCTTCAGAGCGGAACTGG GTTCCCCGCTGTTCAACAACGAGCCCATGGCGGTTATGCTCTTTGGGATGGTTACCAAGTTCTGCAGTGGCCACGCACCCCACTTCCCAATGAAGAaggtgttgctgctgttgtggaAGAGCATACTG TTCACACTCGGAGGGTTTGAGCAGCTGCTGAGCATAAAGGTCCACAAGCGTGAGAATCTGGGTCTTCCCCCTCTGCCGGAGGACAGTATTCGGGTCGTGCGCAGTATGAGAGCCGCTTCCCCGCCTGCGTCTGCCTCCGACCTCATCGAGCAGCAGCAAAAACGGGCACGGCGTGAACACAAG GCGCTGATCAAGCAGGACAACCTGGATGCCTTCAATGAAAAAGACCCTTACAAGGCAGACGACCCCCGTGAGGATGAGGACGACAACGACGACAACGACAACTCAATCGAGGCAGAGACTTTCCCGCTAGAAAGAGACGAGGTCATGCCTCCGCCTATTCCTCACCCTCCATCGGAGAGGGTGTCCTTCCCCAAGGGGCTCCCGTGGGCCCCAAAAGTCAG GGAAAAGGACATAGAAAACTTCCTGGAGTCAAGCAGGAGTAAATTTATTGGTTACACACTTGGAAG TGACACAGACACGGTTGTTGGCTTGCCCAGGCCCATTCACGAGAGCATCAAGACACTAAAGCAG CATAAATACGTCTCCATAGCTGAGATTCAGATTGCAAAGGAGGAAGAGTTTCAGAAAACTCCTCTGTCAGGG GGGGAAGAGGAAGTGGAGGTGTGTGCCACCGAGCTGCTCTATCAGGGAATCCTGCCCACATTACCTCAGTATATG ATCGCCCTGTTGAAGATTCTCCTTGCGGCGGCTCCGACCTCCAAAGCCAAGACGGATTCCATCAACATCCTGGCAGACGTGCTGCCGGAGGAGATGCC GACCACAGTGTTGCAGAGCATGAAACTTGGCGTTGATGTCAATCGACACAAAGAGATCATCGTGAAGGCCATCTCTGccatcctgctgctgctgctcaaacACTTCAAACTAAACCACATCTACCAG TTTGAGTACATGGCTCAACACCTTGTGTTTGCCAACTGCATCCCCCTCATTTTGAAGTTCTTCAACCAGAACATCATGTCTTACATCACTGCTAAGAACAG catctcagtgcTGGACTTTCCGTACTGCATGGTGCACGAGCTCCCCGAATTAACGGCAGAGAGTTTG GAAGCGGGAGACAACAATCAGTTTTGCTGGAGAAACCTGTTCTCCTGCATAAACCTGCTCAGGATCCTCAATAAACTCACCAAGTGGAAGCACTCCAGAACGATG ATGCTGGTGGTGTTTAAGTCTGCTCCCATCCTGAAGAGGGCGCTGAAGGTCAAGCAGGCCATGATGCAGCTCTACGTCCTCAAGCTGCTTAAGGTGCAGACTAAATATCTTGGCCGCCAGTGGAGGAAGAGCAACATGAAAACCATGTCGGCCATCTACCAGAAGGTGCGACACCGGCTTAATGACGACTGGGCCTACGGAAACG ATCTGGACGCTCGTCCCTGGGACTTTCAGGCCGAGGAGTGTGCGCTGCGGGCCAACATCGAGCGCTTCAACAGTCGGCGTTACGACAAGAGTCACaacaacccggacttccttccCGTGGACAACTGCCTGCAAAGTGTCCTGGGCCAGCGGGTGGACCTGCCCGAAGACTTCCAAATGAACTACGACCTCTGGCTGGAACGAGAGGTCTTCTCCAAACCCATTTCGTGGGAGGAGCTGCTACAGTGA